The genomic window GGTTGCCGAAGTCAGACAATAGAGACCGGACTACCTGTGGCTTTGCTTCAACAACAGGGTGTCCGGTTTTTTATTTTCGAGTTGCCAAAAAATCAATCTGAAAAGGAGTGTGAGTGTATGGCCAATTCGCCAGTACATATTAAGCTGCGATTCCACCCTGCCATAAAAAATTCTAACTTTCTCCCCATTGCGCCGCGGTGGATCCGGAAAATATTTTGGGGGATTATCCTTCTCCTCCCTATCTTGGTCTTCTCCTTTGCTTTGGCAGGGCAACCTCCTGGAGACCAAAGGCCCGAAATTGTCTTGAAAGTAGTAGACGGAGATACCTTAAAGATCGAGCATCAAGGCCGGATCGAAAGCATTCGTCTGATTGGGATAGACACCCCGGAAAGCAGAGTAAACCAAAAGGCCAAAAAGGACGCTGCCAGAAATCAAGAGGATATTAAGAAAATTACCAGTCTGGGGCAGGAGGCGACTCGATACGTAAAAAGACTGGTAAAGCCGGGCGACACGATAAAAATAGAGTTTGATCGGCAGATCCGCGATAAATATGGAAGGCTTTTAGGTTATGTTTATCTACCCAATGGTAAGATGTTAAACGAGGAAATTGTTAAAGCGGGGTACGCCAATCTAATGACCTACCCTCCGAATGTGAAGTACGAAGATAGATTTTTAAGGGCTTACCGGGAAGCAAGGGAAAACAACCGGGGTCTCTGGAGCAGATACTGACCGGAAAATTTACGGCATCTTCCGAACAGGGGAATTTTCACCAAATCATGAGACGGCCTGGTCCTTCAGCAACGGTTTTTTCGGCGGTTCAAACATGGTGGCACAGAATGGGCATATAATCCAATCGGCCTGTCTTGCCTTCCCGCATGACGAGCAAGTCCCCGTGATGAAACGCTCGCAGTGGGGGCATACTTCGCTGTCAACCATAATCGGTTGCAAACACGACGGACAAACACCCGTCAGACCCTTATCCTCTTTGGTAAGATAAACTACCCGGCCAAGCTCTTCAAAGGTGGTGATGCCCGCCGCTACCTTTTTTATGCCGTCCATTTGCATCGAGGTCATTCCGGCCTCTGTCGCAGCCTTGATTAAATCCTGCTCTTGGGCATCGGTAGCGATCATATCCCGCATTTTGTTATTTATGCCCAACACTTCGAATATCCCTACCCGGCCGGCATAGCCACTCCCATTACAGCTCTTACAACCATGCCCTCGGTAGAGTTTCTGGTCTTCAGACCTGCTGATGCCCAACCTTTTCAGTTCATCCGTTGTCGGTGTGTAGGCTTCCTTACACTGAGGACATAACTTTCTAACGAGTCTCTGCGCCACGATACCGTTTAATGAAGAAGCCATTAAATATTGGGGAACTCCCAGGTTTTTCAGCCGGATTACGGAAGAAACGGCATCGTTGGTATGGAGCGTCGAAAACACAAGGTGCCCGGTCATAGAAGCCTGGAAGGCAATGATGGCGGTTTCGGTATCCCTCATCTCGCCCACCAGGATCACGTCCGGGTCCTGCCGCAGGACCGAACGCAGGGTGTAGGAAAAGGTGAGGCCCGTCTTTTCATTTACATTCACCTGGTTTACACCTTTTAGTTCATACTCGATGGGGTCTTCTATGGTAATGATATTGATCTCTTCGCCCTTGATATGTTCAATCATGCCATAAAGGGTAGAGGTTTTCCCACTGCCGGTCGGTCCTGTTACCAGGACCACTCCCTGCGGCCTCTCGATCATGTCAAGACCCCATTGGTAATCCTGTCCCGTGAGCCCAATGTTGTTAAGGCTAATCATCGCTGCTTTCGGGTCGAGCACCTTCATTACCACCGTCTCCCCATATTGGGTCGGCACCGTTGAAATTCTTAAATCCAGGCCTTTTTCTCCCAGCCTGACCTTTATTCTACCATCCTGGGAAACCCTTCTTTCGACAATGTCCATCTTGGCCATTACCTTGATACGGGAAACCACAGCCCCCTGTACCCATTTAGGAAGTTGCATCGTTTCCCTCATAATCCCGTCCACCCGAATCCTCACCTTTACCCACTTTTCTTGGGGCTCCAGATGGATATCGCTGGCCCTGCTTTCCGCCCCATAGACGATGATGGAATCTACGATTTTTATGATGGGGGGGGCGGAACTTTTTTTAACCTGTTCGGCGAGATCCCTTTCCGAATCGATATCGTGGAGGACTTCAACAAGACTATCCGACTTGATCTTCAAATCAACGATGAGATCCTCAATCGGCTGACTGAGATGGTAATGGATGCGTATGGCCTCGGCAATATCTGAAGAGGTGGCCACGC from Deltaproteobacteria bacterium includes these protein-coding regions:
- a CDS encoding thermonuclease family protein, whose protein sequence is MANSPVHIKLRFHPAIKNSNFLPIAPRWIRKIFWGIILLLPILVFSFALAGQPPGDQRPEIVLKVVDGDTLKIEHQGRIESIRLIGIDTPESRVNQKAKKDAARNQEDIKKITSLGQEATRYVKRLVKPGDTIKIEFDRQIRDKYGRLLGYVYLPNGKMLNEEIVKAGYANLMTYPPNVKYEDRFLRAYREARENNRGLWSRY
- a CDS encoding ATPase, T2SS/T4P/T4SS family encodes the protein MNIPFVDISSATIDPEAIQLVNEKLAKKYLLIPLYFEGKMLVVAMADPLNLNAIDDVRFSAGLQVRPCVATSSDIAEAIRIHYHLSQPIEDLIVDLKIKSDSLVEVLHDIDSERDLAEQVKKSSAPPIIKIVDSIIVYGAESRASDIHLEPQEKWVKVRIRVDGIMRETMQLPKWVQGAVVSRIKVMAKMDIVERRVSQDGRIKVRLGEKGLDLRISTVPTQYGETVVMKVLDPKAAMISLNNIGLTGQDYQWGLDMIERPQGVVLVTGPTGSGKTSTLYGMIEHIKGEEINIITIEDPIEYELKGVNQVNVNEKTGLTFSYTLRSVLRQDPDVILVGEMRDTETAIIAFQASMTGHLVFSTLHTNDAVSSVIRLKNLGVPQYLMASSLNGIVAQRLVRKLCPQCKEAYTPTTDELKRLGISRSEDQKLYRGHGCKSCNGSGYAGRVGIFEVLGINNKMRDMIATDAQEQDLIKAATEAGMTSMQMDGIKKVAAGITTFEELGRVVYLTKEDKGLTGVCPSCLQPIMVDSEVCPHCERFITGTCSSCGKARQADWIICPFCATMFEPPKKPLLKDQAVS